A window from Sinanaerobacter sp. ZZT-01 encodes these proteins:
- a CDS encoding AraC family transcriptional regulator, with product MKHYVAPSLTKPTLPDLSDYLKDSVTSFCHISKMPVTFYNNEGNILWECCPEWKLCNYSDLYNISNTVCRKNLISCANFAAKLGEPYISICRIGLIQIAVSLIVEGKSLGCFIAGPIIMGTLRESTLSTLLQINGAGEQQSLKLMLFLKEMKSYAPKEINHLALLLNNCVLASIGTHTDYAKMNRQYKEQLRIAQELQNYKKQNTPMEYPFDMENELIQKTKNGDSEGAAEILNHLMDRISILESSDLNAIRTKFLGIYAILSRTLSDQDPNFHETVELDYEDMHELNHVNNYQELVEVAASFIRFCCRKAQNSIYDGNSPLILKSLQYINQNFTKKITLQNIAEELHVNPSYLSMLFKQELHMNFSEYLSKIRVNKAKHLLLKTNLSVVDVSFQSGFEDQSYFTKVFRKFETCTPKEYRKLHQH from the coding sequence TTGAAGCATTATGTTGCTCCATCCCTTACAAAACCAACGCTCCCTGATCTTTCAGACTATTTAAAAGATTCCGTTACATCTTTTTGTCATATTTCAAAAATGCCAGTCACTTTTTATAACAATGAAGGTAACATCTTATGGGAATGCTGTCCAGAATGGAAACTATGCAATTACTCTGATTTGTATAACATATCTAATACTGTCTGCCGTAAAAATCTCATATCCTGTGCTAATTTTGCAGCAAAACTAGGTGAGCCTTATATCAGCATCTGCCGCATTGGCCTGATTCAAATTGCTGTCTCGTTGATTGTAGAAGGGAAATCTCTTGGCTGTTTCATCGCAGGTCCTATTATTATGGGAACGCTTCGTGAAAGTACACTATCTACGCTGCTTCAAATTAATGGTGCAGGAGAACAACAATCATTAAAACTCATGTTGTTTTTGAAAGAAATGAAATCTTATGCGCCAAAGGAAATTAATCATCTCGCTTTATTATTGAATAATTGTGTCCTCGCTTCCATCGGAACACATACCGATTATGCGAAGATGAATCGGCAATATAAAGAACAGCTTCGTATCGCTCAAGAATTACAAAACTATAAAAAACAAAACACACCGATGGAATACCCATTTGATATGGAAAACGAATTGATTCAAAAAACAAAAAACGGTGATAGTGAAGGTGCTGCTGAGATTCTCAATCATTTAATGGACCGTATTTCCATTTTAGAATCCAGCGATTTGAATGCAATTCGAACTAAATTTCTTGGGATTTATGCAATTCTTTCACGTACTTTATCAGATCAAGATCCTAATTTTCATGAAACAGTAGAACTGGACTACGAAGATATGCACGAATTAAATCATGTAAATAATTATCAAGAATTGGTAGAAGTGGCCGCCAGCTTTATACGCTTTTGCTGCCGCAAAGCTCAAAATTCAATTTATGATGGGAATTCACCTCTGATTTTAAAGTCTTTACAATATATAAATCAAAATTTTACAAAAAAAATTACTCTTCAAAACATTGCTGAAGAGCTTCATGTAAATCCATCCTACCTTTCTATGCTTTTTAAACAAGAACTGCATATGAACTTTTCAGAATATCTAAGTAAGATAAGAGTGAATAAAGCAAAACATCTTTTATTAAAGACGAATCTCAGTGTGGTTGACGTATCCTTCCAATCTGGATTTGAAGACCAAAGCTATTTCACAAAAGTATTTCGTAAATTTGAAACTTGTACACCGAAGGAATATCGGAAGCTGCATCAACATTAA
- a CDS encoding carboxypeptidase-like regulatory domain-containing protein has product MFYDESELNFAVKAQDPMPSIPLPSESSPLILPGEPNPENKPGLIPIFQYISNIYRQYIENEVNVGYLKIDVASELDGAPIPNTKLTISKPLGNNFFMSQVAFTDENGRVPLIPLPTRSEELSQTPSYPVPYTIWNLSAQAPGYYEVIVYDIPIFPGITTTQSFRLRPSETDSLLPAEEIFASATVNNIKKR; this is encoded by the coding sequence ATGTTTTATGATGAATCAGAATTAAATTTTGCTGTGAAAGCACAAGACCCCATGCCAAGTATCCCGTTACCATCTGAAAGCTCTCCTTTAATCCTTCCAGGTGAACCAAACCCTGAAAATAAGCCAGGTTTAATACCCATATTCCAATACATTAGTAATATCTATCGTCAATACATAGAGAACGAAGTTAATGTAGGATATCTAAAAATTGACGTGGCTTCTGAATTGGATGGAGCGCCCATTCCAAACACAAAGCTTACCATCAGCAAACCTCTTGGTAATAATTTTTTTATGTCTCAAGTTGCTTTTACAGATGAAAATGGTAGAGTTCCCCTCATCCCTCTGCCAACTCGAAGTGAAGAGCTCTCGCAAACACCTTCTTATCCAGTGCCCTACACAATATGGAATTTAAGTGCACAAGCTCCCGGATACTATGAAGTTATTGTCTATGATATTCCTATTTTCCCTGGTATAACAACAACACAGTCTTTCCGCTTAAGGCCAAGTGAAACCGACAGCCTCCTTCCAGCTGAAGAAATTTTTGCGAGTGCTACTGTAAATAATATTAAAAAAAGATAA
- a CDS encoding uroporphyrinogen decarboxylase family protein, producing MGKELIFKTLRHEKTDSVPWVPFAGVHAGKLKNYTAEEILRDGDKLFEALIEVYKLYVPDGMTTLFDLQVEAEILGCDLLWAENNPPSVKSHPLSGEKAIPCKCKIPNEESGRIPMILDVMRRVKAEIGDEVALYGLICGPFTLASHLRGSDIFMDMISDPAYVMELLEFCGEVACKMSEMYIDAGMDVIAVVDPLVSQISPKHIDKLLAPTFTAVFDFIRSKGVYSCFFVCGNATKQIESMCKMNPDGVSVDENVDMVTAKKVTDQYNIAIGGNIPLTTTMLYGTQQDNMKCVIDLLDSLDHHNLIISPGCDMPYDTPIENTIAVTQAVKTPEAVREMVKNYEGGGFDDINIEIPDYEKLDKVLIELFTLDPEQCAACTYMVNLVEDNYEEIKDIADYVVYKYCVKEDIARTMKMGLKNLPTMCINGEPKWVSIIPSKEELIAEVKKYVKK from the coding sequence ATGGGTAAGGAATTAATTTTTAAGACTCTAAGGCATGAAAAAACGGATTCGGTTCCGTGGGTTCCTTTTGCTGGAGTGCATGCTGGTAAGTTAAAAAACTATACTGCAGAAGAAATTTTAAGAGATGGAGACAAACTCTTTGAAGCTCTAATAGAAGTTTATAAACTTTATGTGCCAGATGGAATGACGACATTATTTGACCTTCAGGTAGAAGCGGAAATTTTGGGCTGCGATTTACTTTGGGCCGAGAATAACCCACCTTCTGTTAAGTCACATCCTTTAAGCGGAGAAAAAGCAATTCCGTGTAAATGCAAAATTCCTAATGAAGAATCAGGCAGAATACCGATGATTTTAGATGTTATGCGTCGCGTGAAAGCTGAAATTGGAGATGAGGTTGCACTTTATGGATTGATTTGCGGACCATTTACTTTGGCTTCCCACTTAAGAGGAAGTGATATTTTTATGGATATGATTTCCGATCCTGCTTATGTTATGGAGCTTCTTGAATTCTGCGGTGAAGTAGCCTGCAAAATGTCAGAGATGTATATTGATGCCGGAATGGATGTCATTGCTGTTGTAGATCCGTTGGTAAGTCAAATTTCTCCAAAACATATCGACAAATTGTTAGCGCCGACGTTTACAGCTGTATTTGACTTTATTCGAAGCAAAGGCGTATACTCTTGCTTTTTCGTATGTGGTAATGCAACAAAGCAGATTGAATCTATGTGCAAAATGAATCCAGACGGTGTTTCCGTTGATGAAAATGTGGATATGGTAACTGCAAAGAAGGTTACGGATCAATATAACATTGCAATCGGAGGAAATATTCCGCTTACGACGACGATGCTTTATGGTACACAGCAGGATAATATGAAATGCGTAATCGATTTGTTAGATAGTTTGGATCATCATAATTTAATTATCAGTCCGGGATGCGACATGCCGTATGACACACCAATTGAAAATACGATTGCGGTAACACAAGCGGTAAAGACACCGGAAGCGGTGCGCGAAATGGTTAAAAATTATGAGGGCGGCGGCTTTGATGATATCAATATTGAAATTCCTGATTATGAAAAACTGGATAAGGTTTTGATTGAACTATTCACATTAGATCCAGAGCAATGTGCAGCTTGTACGTATATGGTAAATCTTGTTGAGGATAACTATGAGGAAATTAAAGACATTGCTGATTACGTTGTTTATAAATATTGCGTAAAAGAAGATATTGCAAGAACCATGAAGATGGGCTTAAAGAACCTTCCGACTATGTGTATCAATGGAGAGCCAAAATGGGTATCCATCATT
- a CDS encoding ABC transporter permease — MSLAGIPLGLLLGYGIGVKLTPVILLQLNGVVQDTVSTNPLVFVGAALFSLLTVLLSCHRPGRMAARVSPVEATRYTEGSDKKKTTRRAQSGASLPKMAWANLGRSHSKTIVTVISLSLAVVLLNMTVTFTNGFDMDKYLAKMASDFIVADANYFEVGNSWNKDYALSEDVLSTLESQPGIEVGGRVYGKCSYVEEFITEEYYRAMYGAWNDKETLDQVIAYTEKDEGGLLTEQAQLYGMENYAINKLRLLEGDLSKLSEPGGRYVAAICSEDDYGNPDLDSHWAKLGDTVKLRFVTEYEYYDPDTGAILDLDNIPDDQVRQRRAKTYQDIEFEVVALVCIPHSLSYRYYGTDEFVMNDQTFIKDTATNSVMYYACDTKEESTADMETFLSDFTEKEHTQLDYESKASYAEEFDSFRNMFLILGSVLSFIVGLVGILNFLNAILTGILTRRREFAVLQSIGMTGRQLKKMLIWEGLYYAFGAVLVSLVLGIASGPLLSNVLSTMFWFFTYRFTLLPILCIAPIFVILGVVLPLIIYRAVSKNSIVERLRETES, encoded by the coding sequence TTGTCATTAGCCGGTATTCCCCTAGGATTACTGCTTGGTTATGGTATTGGCGTTAAATTGACTCCGGTGATACTGTTGCAGCTTAACGGCGTAGTGCAAGATACAGTATCGACAAATCCGCTAGTTTTTGTAGGCGCAGCACTCTTTTCTTTGTTGACGGTATTGCTGTCTTGCCACAGACCCGGGCGAATGGCGGCAAGGGTCTCTCCCGTGGAAGCGACACGCTATACCGAGGGCTCAGATAAAAAAAAGACAACACGTAGGGCACAATCTGGTGCATCCCTGCCTAAAATGGCATGGGCTAATTTAGGGCGCAGCCACAGCAAAACAATCGTAACGGTGATTTCTTTGTCTCTGGCAGTCGTATTACTTAATATGACGGTGACTTTTACCAATGGATTTGATATGGATAAATATCTAGCGAAGATGGCCTCCGATTTTATTGTAGCAGATGCAAACTACTTTGAAGTGGGAAATAGTTGGAATAAAGATTACGCATTATCCGAAGATGTACTATCCACACTGGAATCACAACCCGGAATAGAAGTCGGCGGACGAGTTTACGGGAAATGTAGCTACGTGGAGGAATTTATCACCGAGGAATATTACCGTGCAATGTATGGCGCATGGAATGACAAGGAAACTTTAGATCAAGTGATTGCTTACACGGAGAAGGATGAAGGCGGATTGCTCACCGAACAGGCACAGCTTTATGGTATGGAGAATTATGCTATCAATAAACTCCGGCTATTAGAGGGAGACTTGTCCAAGCTCAGCGAGCCGGGCGGCCGGTACGTTGCCGCTATATGCAGCGAAGATGATTATGGAAATCCGGACTTAGACTCTCATTGGGCGAAACTTGGCGACACGGTTAAGCTACGCTTTGTGACGGAATACGAATATTATGACCCAGATACGGGAGCAATTCTTGACCTCGATAACATACCAGACGATCAAGTAAGGCAGCGCCGGGCAAAAACTTATCAGGATATTGAATTTGAAGTAGTGGCTCTGGTTTGTATACCTCACTCTCTCAGCTACCGTTATTATGGAACGGATGAGTTTGTGATGAATGACCAAACGTTCATAAAGGATACCGCTACCAATTCGGTGATGTATTATGCTTGCGATACAAAGGAGGAGAGCACGGCGGACATGGAAACTTTTCTATCCGATTTTACAGAAAAAGAACACACTCAGCTTGACTATGAGAGCAAGGCAAGCTACGCTGAAGAATTTGATTCCTTCCGCAATATGTTCTTGATACTTGGCAGTGTACTAAGTTTTATTGTCGGACTTGTTGGAATTCTTAATTTCCTTAATGCGATTTTAACAGGCATTTTGACTAGAAGGAGAGAATTTGCAGTGCTTCAGTCGATTGGAATGACAGGAAGACAACTGAAGAAAATGTTGATATGGGAAGGCCTTTATTACGCATTCGGTGCAGTGCTGGTATCGTTGGTGCTTGGTATTGCATCCGGACCACTATTGTCCAATGTACTGAGCACTATGTTCTGGTTCTTTACTTATCGATTTACGCTTCTGCCAATACTCTGCATTGCTCCAATTTTTGTTATACTTGGAGTTGTACTTCCTCTTATCATTTATCGTGCCGTTTCCAAGAACTCCATTGTTGAGCGCTTGAGAGAAACGGAATCGTAA